The nucleotide window GAGCCTTTTCAACAATGGTTCCCCGTTTTACCTTTATTGTGGAAAGGGTTTTCTGCTGATTTTTGTGGGAACAGGAAAGCGTCCTTCCCACAAAAATGAATCCGATAAGCATAAACAGGCCCAAAACAATCCATTTTTTTTGCTTCATAATCACCCTCATCGTAAGAGATTCTTCTGACTAAAACCATTCATTTCTACGGCTGATTTCTAAAAATGTTACAAAATTACCATTTTGTATGGCAACCCGTGCAGAACATTTTCAAGACCATCCTTAATTTGTACGAAAAATAAACGATCCTGTCAATCCTGTTTAAATATTTTCGCCGCGAAGACCCTAAGTCACGAAGATTGTTACCACTAAAATAATCCGCTGCTTGCAACTCAGTTTGTTTGGCATAGTTTTCCCTTTCAATGAATACCTATTTGTCTTTTTATTTATTATACCTTTGTGTTTTCGTGACTTTGTGGCACCGGTTGCGGTTCTTTTTGATTTTCAAAAATGAATTTCTTTCTTGGGGCTTTTTTTGTATCTTTAGATGAATCAGATTCTATTGAACACCAACCTTGCGAAGGTTTTTAAACACGCTATCATGATTGAATTCAGTCAAATAATGAACCTTCGCAAGGTTACTATTAACAAATTTGGTTAAGCAAGGAATTCACTTATGTCCCGTTTTGCGAAACTTGTTTTGGCGCTGTTCATTCTTGTGCCTCTCGGTTTTTCTACAAAATTCTACCGGGGACCGCTCCACGGGTGGGTCAATAATGGGGCAGGGGATATTCTGTACCCCATTTTTTGGTTTTTGCTCCTTCTGTTGTTTTTTCGGAAACTGTCCGCCCGTGTTGCGGCACTCCTCGTGTTTGCGTTTTCCTCGCTAATTGAAGTGACTCAGCTTTTTCATCCCCTCTGGCTGGAGGTACTGCGCCGGAATTTCATTCTGCGGACGATTCTGGGCAGCGGTTTTGAGTGGNNNNNNNNNNNNNNNNNNNNNNNNNNNNNNNNNNNNNNNNNNATTGCCCGGTGGCTATTTCCTGAAAAGGACCGGACCGGCTCCTGATGAATGGTGCACGGCGCAAAAGCGTGAATAACCGATTTCTATTTTTCGCAAGACGAGACGTGTGACACACGGGATAGAAAAGCCTGACCCTAGATGATCGAAAAAGGGTCAAACTTTTTGGAGCGTTTTTTCGTCTTATAAGCGATTGTTTACAATTGAGCATGGCTTTTACTGATCGGACTCCGGAGGATTTTTTTGCAGGCTTTAACGGATTTGGAATTAATTGAATCGTTTAAACAGGGCGACATGCATGCATTTAATTTGCTGGTGTGGCGTTGGCAGAAACCGGTTTTAAATTTTCTCGTGCGATTTGTGGGCAACATTCCGGAAGCCGAGGACCTCGCGCAGCAAACGTTTTTGAAGGTGTTTAAAAAATTGCGGGGTTTGAAGGACCCCCGAAAATTCTCGCCGTGGCTTTACCGGATTGCTTCGAATCAGGCGAGGGACCATTTGAGACAACGAAAGAAGCGGGCTGCCGTTTCTTTGAATCGATCCATCGACGGAACGAGTGAAGGGGAAACACGTTTTGATCAGATTCTGGCGGATCCGACTATGCACAACCCCGAGCAACTATTGGATCAAAATCATTTACAAGTCGTTCTCAATCGAAGTTTACAGGAAATTAGCGAAGAACAACGAATGGTGATTATCCTGCGTTTTTACCAGGGATTGAAATTTCAGGAGATAGCAGACGTCTTAGATATTCCCGAAGGGACCGCAAAAACCCGTTTTTATTTTGGTTTGAAAGCTCTGCGAAGCGTTTTTAAGCGAAGAGGTTTGACAAAGGAGGTGTGGCAGGCATGACGTGTGAGGAAATGAAAAGTCTTTGGGGGGATTATTTATTGGGAGACGTGTCCCCGGAGCAAAAGAATAGACTCGAAGAACATTTACAGACGTGCAAGGCGTGTCAGGCCGATTTTCAGGAATTTAAAGAGACGCTCAAAGTCCTGGGGCATTGGCCCGATGTGGACCCCGCCCAAAAATGGGTGTTTGTCCCG belongs to Calditrichota bacterium and includes:
- a CDS encoding DUF2809 domain-containing protein, encoding MSRFAKLVLALFILVPLGFSTKFYRGPLHGWVNNGAGDILYPIFWFLLLLLFFRKLSARVAALLVFAFSSLIEVTQLFHPLWLEVLRRNFILRTILGSGFEW
- a CDS encoding sigma-70 family RNA polymerase sigma factor, which encodes MQALTDLELIESFKQGDMHAFNLLVWRWQKPVLNFLVRFVGNIPEAEDLAQQTFLKVFKKLRGLKDPRKFSPWLYRIASNQARDHLRQRKKRAAVSLNRSIDGTSEGETRFDQILADPTMHNPEQLLDQNHLQVVLNRSLQEISEEQRMVIILRFYQGLKFQEIADVLDIPEGTAKTRFYFGLKALRSVFKRRGLTKEVWQA